Proteins from a genomic interval of Caulobacter rhizosphaerae:
- the nadC gene encoding carboxylating nicotinate-nucleotide diphosphorylase: MALAEDLGRAGDITAQACIDPDARLSVVWAARQDGRIAGLSCARLALAALDPAASFEVVTPDGADAAPGAILARAEGNARAVLAAERTGLNLLGKLSGIATLTRAYVRLVEGTGATIVDTRKTTPGLRALEKYAVRCGGGINHRFGLDDAILIKDNHVAACGGVGEAVRRARAFAGHLVKVEVEVDGLDQLEDALKHGPDVVMLDNFSLDDLRAAVALAKGRAVLEASGGVNLTTVRAIAETGVDVISVGALTHSALTLDIGLDAV, translated from the coding sequence ATGGCCCTGGCCGAGGACCTGGGCCGGGCCGGCGACATCACCGCCCAGGCCTGCATCGATCCGGACGCCCGCCTGTCGGTGGTCTGGGCCGCGCGGCAGGACGGCCGGATCGCGGGCCTGTCCTGCGCCCGCCTGGCCCTGGCCGCCCTAGACCCGGCGGCGTCCTTCGAGGTCGTCACGCCCGACGGCGCCGACGCCGCCCCGGGCGCGATCCTGGCCCGGGCCGAGGGAAACGCCCGCGCCGTGCTGGCCGCCGAGCGCACGGGCCTGAACCTGCTGGGCAAGCTGTCGGGGATCGCCACCCTGACCCGGGCCTATGTCCGCCTAGTCGAGGGCACGGGCGCCACCATCGTCGACACCCGCAAGACCACCCCCGGCCTGCGGGCCCTGGAGAAGTACGCCGTGCGCTGCGGCGGCGGGATCAACCACCGCTTCGGCCTGGACGACGCCATCCTGATCAAGGACAACCACGTCGCCGCCTGCGGCGGGGTCGGCGAGGCCGTCCGCCGGGCCCGCGCCTTCGCCGGCCACCTGGTCAAGGTCGAGGTGGAGGTCGACGGGCTGGACCAGCTGGAGGACGCGCTGAAACACGGGCCGGACGTGGTCATGCTCGACAATTTCAGCCTCGACGACCTGAGAGCCGCCGTCGCCCTGGCCAAGGGCCGGGCGGTGCTGGAGGCCTCGGGCGGGGTCAACCTGACCACCGTCCGCGCCATCGCCGAGACGGGGGTGGACGTGATCAGCGTCGGCGCCCTGACCCACTCGGCCCTGACCCTGGACATCGGCCTGGACGCGGTCTGA
- a CDS encoding glycoside hydrolase: MIRLSPLVATLVGLIASTAMAEPIILRAGPVAYTVDPGTLEIRARPDGAATALLMPPLHPPEAATIAPEGEGWRWTDAEGRSFALSIEGQALRLRISGVKGSSLAWPMPPATGGTWLIPDGEGMAYRADDPFWRAAYAQEKCLGGTSLLSFPAWSHLDGAQAATYALQDGLLSKLCLRDQDGLQARLRHEFGDGAQTLDLLLALRPPEPLAPALFYREVLKARGQLKTFADKATPDLPRLFAAPHAYVFDDGRELDFLDDLKALGIDRMVLSYDQDPRSHEHIVGPAYLAKARALGFLAGPYEAFDNAQPAATADMPSAIWSEDLYPSGCVVDAAGKVVAGFANRGCAMSSEAIVRRSGPFFPALRYAGHIRDGASQVFVDVDAFGNFQEDHSPDHPMSMARDRDNRKARLALAIDSFKLVLGSENVTAWSSGVAHYSHGTAQAHASAVWPLLGDQKRFGGFWPPDRPGVFFKPFQPTPDEARALFGAADRLPLFEAVFHDSVVALDRWEFGLMKVPSQANGRFARSLLYGTPTMWSLDRNELARVWTWLKAAQDDFRLVHGAGPPVALTGFRWLTSDRLVQQVTYADGRTLIANFGETTWQGLGTDCVRVNKPGRRAVDLCPPTNRP, translated from the coding sequence ATGATCCGCCTGTCCCCTCTGGTCGCCACGCTTGTCGGACTGATCGCTTCGACGGCGATGGCCGAGCCGATCATCCTGCGGGCGGGCCCCGTCGCCTATACCGTCGATCCCGGCACGCTGGAGATCAGGGCGCGGCCGGACGGCGCGGCGACGGCGCTCCTCATGCCGCCGCTGCACCCGCCCGAGGCGGCCACGATCGCGCCGGAGGGCGAGGGCTGGCGCTGGACGGATGCGGAGGGCCGCTCGTTCGCCCTGTCCATCGAAGGCCAGGCCCTGCGCTTGCGGATCTCCGGCGTGAAGGGCTCCAGCTTGGCTTGGCCCATGCCGCCGGCGACCGGCGGGACCTGGCTGATCCCCGACGGGGAAGGCATGGCCTACCGGGCCGACGACCCGTTCTGGCGCGCCGCCTACGCCCAGGAAAAGTGCCTCGGCGGGACAAGCCTGTTGTCCTTCCCCGCCTGGAGCCATCTGGATGGCGCCCAGGCGGCGACCTACGCCCTGCAGGACGGCCTGCTGTCGAAGCTGTGCCTGCGTGACCAGGACGGTCTGCAGGCGCGCCTCAGGCACGAGTTCGGCGACGGGGCCCAGACGCTGGACCTGCTGCTGGCGCTGCGGCCGCCCGAGCCGTTGGCGCCGGCGCTGTTCTACCGCGAGGTTCTGAAGGCGCGCGGTCAGTTGAAGACCTTCGCGGACAAGGCGACGCCGGACTTGCCCCGGCTGTTCGCCGCACCGCACGCCTATGTCTTCGACGACGGGCGCGAGCTCGACTTCCTGGATGACCTGAAGGCGCTGGGGATCGACCGCATGGTGTTGAGCTACGATCAGGATCCGCGCAGCCACGAGCACATCGTCGGTCCGGCCTACCTGGCCAAGGCGAGGGCGCTGGGTTTCCTGGCCGGTCCCTACGAGGCCTTCGACAACGCCCAACCGGCCGCGACGGCGGACATGCCCTCGGCGATCTGGAGCGAAGATCTCTACCCGTCGGGCTGTGTCGTGGACGCGGCGGGCAAGGTCGTGGCCGGCTTCGCCAATCGGGGTTGCGCGATGTCCAGCGAGGCCATCGTGCGGCGCTCCGGGCCGTTCTTTCCGGCCCTGCGTTACGCCGGCCACATCAGGGACGGCGCCAGCCAGGTGTTCGTCGACGTCGACGCCTTCGGAAACTTCCAGGAGGACCACAGTCCGGACCATCCGATGTCGATGGCCCGGGACCGCGACAATCGAAAGGCCCGTCTGGCGCTTGCCATCGACTCCTTCAAGCTGGTGCTTGGCTCGGAGAACGTCACGGCCTGGAGCAGCGGCGTCGCCCACTATTCGCACGGGACCGCCCAGGCTCACGCCTCGGCCGTATGGCCGCTGCTGGGCGACCAGAAGCGGTTCGGCGGCTTCTGGCCGCCCGACCGTCCCGGCGTCTTCTTCAAACCGTTCCAGCCGACTCCCGACGAGGCCCGCGCCCTCTTCGGCGCCGCCGATCGTCTGCCGTTGTTCGAGGCGGTGTTTCACGACTCCGTGGTCGCCTTGGACCGATGGGAGTTTGGTCTGATGAAGGTCCCTAGCCAGGCGAATGGACGGTTCGCGCGGTCGCTGCTTTACGGGACACCGACGATGTGGAGCTTGGACCGGAACGAGCTGGCGCGGGTGTGGACGTGGCTCAAGGCGGCGCAGGACGACTTTCGACTGGTCCACGGCGCGGGGCCGCCCGTCGCGCTTACCGGCTTCCGCTGGCTGACGTCCGACCGGCTGGTGCAGCAGGTCACCTATGCCGACGGTCGCACCCTGATCGCCAACTTCGGCGAGACCACCTGGCAAGGCCTGGGAACCGATTGCGTGCGCGTGAACAAGCCAGGCCGACGGGCGGTCGATCTTTGCCCGCCGACCAATCGCCCCTAG
- a CDS encoding ATP-binding protein, whose translation MESAQVLTPATLTPFLLNVAPVLPIFIWGPPGIGKSALVREFADAVGLPCVSLLGSQLAPEDIIGVPQIVDGKSRFCPPTLIARDEPYCLFLDELNACSQEVQKAFYSLVLDRRVGEFELPKGTIVIGAGNRAEDAAITRPLSSALVNRLVHVQLRASAKDWLDWANRSGLHELVVSYVTQRSDHLWSKPPKHEEPFSTPRAWDMMSNALKAYGPAITLEEINVLASGLLTPAHARQFVAFAKLRDREHDLAAILKGDRGWPERPDERDILYFLVQQLRDRLIKELPDDETKMGRDTRQLANRAKELIVSLSRISTELAQLVVTEAESGATLPAWYTIDLARALPRLAAQRA comes from the coding sequence ATGGAATCCGCCCAGGTCCTGACCCCCGCCACCCTGACGCCGTTCCTGCTGAACGTCGCGCCGGTTCTGCCGATCTTCATCTGGGGCCCGCCCGGTATTGGCAAGTCGGCCCTGGTGCGCGAGTTCGCGGACGCCGTCGGCCTGCCGTGCGTCTCCTTGCTGGGCTCCCAGCTGGCGCCGGAAGACATCATCGGCGTGCCGCAGATCGTCGACGGCAAGTCGCGGTTCTGCCCGCCGACCCTGATCGCCCGCGACGAGCCCTATTGCCTGTTCCTGGACGAGCTGAACGCCTGCTCGCAGGAGGTCCAGAAGGCCTTCTATTCCCTGGTGCTCGATCGTCGGGTCGGCGAGTTCGAGCTCCCGAAGGGAACGATCGTTATCGGAGCCGGCAATCGCGCCGAGGACGCGGCGATCACGCGGCCGCTGTCGTCGGCCCTGGTCAACCGGCTGGTCCACGTCCAGCTGCGCGCCTCGGCCAAGGACTGGCTCGACTGGGCCAATCGCAGCGGCCTGCACGAGCTGGTGGTCTCCTATGTGACCCAGCGCTCGGACCACCTGTGGTCCAAGCCGCCCAAGCACGAGGAGCCGTTCTCCACGCCCCGGGCCTGGGACATGATGTCCAACGCCCTGAAGGCCTACGGTCCGGCGATCACCCTGGAAGAGATCAACGTTCTGGCCAGCGGCCTGCTGACCCCCGCCCATGCCCGTCAGTTCGTGGCCTTCGCCAAGCTGCGCGACCGCGAGCACGACCTGGCCGCCATCCTCAAGGGCGATCGCGGCTGGCCGGAGCGTCCGGACGAACGCGACATTCTCTATTTCCTGGTCCAGCAGCTCCGCGACCGCCTGATCAAGGAGCTGCCCGACGATGAGACGAAGATGGGACGCGACACCCGGCAACTGGCCAATCGCGCCAAGGAGCTGATCGTCAGCCTGTCGCGGATCTCGACCGAGTTGGCCCAATTGGTCGTCACCGAAGCGGAGAGCGGCGCGACCCTGCCGGCCTGGTACACGATCGACCTCGCCCGCGCCCTCCCGCGCCTGGCCGCCCAGCGCGCCTGA
- a CDS encoding DUF2201 family putative metallopeptidase has protein sequence MSKARKDPPKENIRAIEAGVNLLRAHPLFGALGLDRWWTPHLKGEPFSPKGYARLHSHPHDHRQREGFATTVEANPWQRATPEEWAHVLGQALLHIYLCHADPERSDDAWPVACEVVAEEFLRALDVGRRPEALRPADLPSLGRDVESVANALREGGASLLALYGGVGLAAGAPSFTFTSGLPPLPAKVRRERQEILAAAIRASVVKAISAAGDTARGVSTAQRNPNSMAQRARSWFVASYPLLGALAAAFEIVEDAALCELHDIAVAAVDSELRRVYINPKFAWTYPGMQFVMAHELLHVGLRHEARRQGREPYLWNVACDYVINGWLVEMGVGEFPTDDLLLDPELGFEKESAEAIYDRIVGDLRLTRRLNKARTLRGQGKVDIISERPPAWWSGPGTDLDAFYRRALADGLDLHVASGTRGLLPGDLVEEIRAIQQRPIPWDVQLGQWMDAFFPPLEAKRSFARASRRQASTPDIPRPIWLRPEERLAARTFGVVLDTSGSMPPRLLARALGAIASYALSREVPRVRVLQCDAGVHDMGYVEPETLLGQVEVRGRGGTVLQPAITRLEADARFPKDAPILVITDGGCDALSIRREHAFLMPEGARLPFHTRAPRFAFERGD, from the coding sequence GTGTCCAAGGCGCGCAAGGATCCGCCCAAGGAGAACATCCGCGCGATCGAGGCCGGGGTGAACCTGCTGCGCGCCCATCCCCTGTTCGGGGCGCTTGGACTGGACCGGTGGTGGACGCCGCACCTGAAAGGCGAACCGTTTTCGCCCAAAGGCTATGCGCGGCTGCACAGCCATCCTCACGACCATCGCCAGCGCGAGGGCTTCGCGACCACCGTCGAGGCCAACCCGTGGCAGCGGGCGACACCGGAGGAATGGGCCCACGTGCTGGGCCAGGCGCTGCTGCACATCTATTTATGCCATGCCGATCCGGAGCGGTCGGACGACGCCTGGCCCGTGGCCTGCGAGGTGGTGGCGGAGGAGTTCCTGCGCGCGCTCGATGTGGGCCGACGTCCTGAGGCGCTGCGTCCGGCCGATCTCCCGTCGCTGGGCCGCGATGTCGAGTCCGTAGCCAACGCCCTGCGCGAGGGCGGCGCCTCGCTACTGGCCCTGTATGGCGGCGTCGGCCTGGCCGCCGGCGCGCCCAGCTTCACCTTCACCAGCGGTCTTCCGCCTCTGCCGGCGAAGGTGCGCCGAGAGCGTCAGGAGATCCTGGCCGCCGCCATTCGCGCCAGCGTGGTCAAGGCGATCTCGGCGGCCGGCGACACGGCGCGCGGCGTGTCGACGGCGCAGCGCAATCCCAATTCCATGGCCCAGAGGGCGCGCTCCTGGTTCGTGGCCAGCTACCCGCTGCTGGGGGCGCTGGCCGCCGCCTTCGAGATCGTCGAGGACGCCGCCCTCTGCGAACTGCACGACATCGCCGTCGCCGCCGTCGATAGCGAGCTGCGGCGCGTCTACATCAATCCCAAGTTCGCCTGGACCTATCCGGGCATGCAGTTCGTGATGGCCCATGAGCTTCTGCATGTCGGCCTGCGCCACGAGGCTCGCCGACAAGGGCGCGAGCCCTATCTGTGGAACGTGGCCTGCGACTACGTGATCAATGGCTGGCTGGTCGAGATGGGCGTCGGCGAGTTTCCCACCGACGATCTGCTGTTGGACCCCGAGCTGGGCTTCGAGAAGGAGTCGGCCGAGGCCATCTACGATCGGATCGTCGGCGACCTGCGCCTGACCCGCCGCCTGAACAAGGCCCGCACCCTGCGCGGCCAGGGCAAGGTCGACATCATCAGCGAGCGCCCGCCGGCCTGGTGGAGCGGCCCTGGCACGGACCTCGACGCCTTCTATCGCCGGGCCTTGGCCGATGGCCTGGACCTGCACGTCGCCTCGGGGACCCGCGGCCTGTTGCCCGGCGATCTCGTCGAGGAAATCCGGGCCATCCAGCAGCGGCCAATCCCTTGGGACGTGCAACTGGGCCAGTGGATGGACGCCTTCTTCCCGCCGCTGGAGGCCAAGCGCAGCTTCGCCCGGGCCAGCCGCCGCCAGGCCTCGACGCCCGACATTCCCCGGCCGATCTGGTTGCGCCCGGAAGAGCGCTTGGCCGCCCGGACCTTCGGTGTGGTGCTCGACACGTCCGGTTCGATGCCGCCGCGCCTGCTGGCCCGAGCCCTGGGCGCCATCGCCAGCTACGCCCTGAGCCGCGAAGTACCACGGGTACGGGTTCTTCAGTGCGACGCCGGCGTTCACGACATGGGCTATGTCGAGCCCGAAACGCTCCTTGGTCAGGTGGAGGTGCGTGGCCGGGGCGGCACCGTGCTGCAGCCGGCGATCACGCGCCTGGAGGCCGACGCTCGCTTTCCCAAGGACGCGCCAATCCTGGTGATCACCGACGGAGGCTGCGATGCGCTTTCGATCCGTCGAGAACATGCGTTCCTGATGCCTGAAGGCGCGCGGCTGCCCTTTCATACGCGCGCCCCGCGCTTCGCGTTCGAGCGTGGCGACTAG
- a CDS encoding PLP-dependent aminotransferase family protein, which translates to MNPAPDLDAFAIDRTSELPLHHQLYERIHVAIRDGRLPPGTRLPSTRSLSTQLGVARGTVDAVYARLAGEGRLTARRPGGTVVSPGFRSPSGAPMPSPAARRQEPSEPWLPLQLGLPALDLFPRKTWTRILARRARQLPVDEMVAPDPMGLPALREAIAAYLAVSRGVTCDPHQIVITHGYQDALNLTADLVLTGGDEVLIEDPGYGFVQRALRARTMTVVAAPVDEAGLRVDWARAHAPRAKLAIVTPAHQFPLGVTLSPARRRALLAWATEGERWILEDDYDSEFHYSGHKPAALKAMDVDQRVFYAGSFSKSLLPSLRLGYLVLPPQLANAAGTAQQLRHRGVAMFEQLAVADLMRQGHFARHLRRMTVRYKARRNALVAALERRFGDRIVLTHSAGGLHVLGRFPGQGDDVALARRARAVDLGPAPLSGQYLTPGEDQGLLMSFTNVPKDRADEIVARLAGAIG; encoded by the coding sequence ATGAACCCAGCGCCTGACCTTGACGCCTTCGCCATCGACCGGACTTCCGAGCTGCCGCTGCACCACCAGCTCTATGAGCGGATCCACGTCGCGATCCGTGACGGCCGTTTGCCGCCAGGGACGCGGCTGCCCTCGACCCGCAGCCTCTCGACCCAGCTAGGCGTCGCGCGCGGCACCGTCGACGCCGTCTACGCCCGCCTGGCTGGCGAGGGGCGCCTGACGGCCCGCCGTCCAGGCGGGACGGTGGTCAGCCCCGGTTTTCGCTCGCCGTCCGGCGCGCCCATGCCCTCGCCCGCGGCGCGGCGGCAGGAGCCGTCCGAGCCTTGGCTGCCCCTGCAGTTGGGCTTGCCGGCGCTGGATCTCTTCCCGCGCAAGACCTGGACCCGCATCCTCGCTCGGCGGGCGCGCCAGCTGCCGGTCGACGAGATGGTCGCGCCCGATCCGATGGGTCTGCCGGCGCTGCGCGAGGCGATCGCCGCCTATCTGGCGGTGTCGCGCGGGGTCACCTGCGACCCCCACCAGATCGTCATCACCCACGGCTATCAGGACGCCCTGAACTTGACCGCCGATCTTGTGCTGACCGGGGGCGACGAGGTCTTGATCGAGGATCCGGGCTACGGTTTCGTCCAGCGGGCGCTGCGCGCGAGGACCATGACCGTCGTCGCGGCGCCGGTCGACGAGGCGGGATTGCGCGTCGATTGGGCGCGCGCGCACGCGCCCCGCGCCAAGCTGGCGATCGTCACGCCGGCGCACCAGTTCCCGCTCGGCGTCACCCTCTCGCCAGCCCGACGCCGCGCCCTGCTGGCCTGGGCCACCGAAGGCGAGCGCTGGATCCTGGAAGACGATTACGACAGCGAGTTCCATTACAGCGGCCACAAGCCCGCGGCCCTGAAAGCCATGGATGTGGACCAGCGGGTCTTCTACGCCGGCAGCTTCAGCAAGTCGCTGCTGCCGTCACTGCGGCTGGGCTATCTGGTCCTTCCGCCGCAACTGGCGAACGCCGCCGGGACGGCCCAGCAGCTGCGCCACCGCGGGGTGGCGATGTTCGAGCAGCTGGCCGTGGCCGACCTGATGCGCCAAGGCCACTTCGCCCGGCACCTGCGCCGCATGACGGTGCGCTACAAGGCGCGGCGGAACGCGCTGGTCGCCGCGCTGGAACGCCGGTTCGGCGACAGGATCGTCCTTACCCACAGCGCCGGCGGCCTGCATGTGCTGGGGCGCTTTCCCGGACAGGGCGACGATGTCGCCCTGGCGCGGCGGGCGCGGGCGGTCGACCTCGGGCCGGCGCCGCTGTCGGGTCAGTACCTGACGCCCGGCGAGGATCAGGGCCTGCTGATGAGCTTCACCAACGTCCCCAAAGACCGAGCCGACGAGATCGTTGCGAGGTTGGCGGGCGCGATAGGATGA
- a CDS encoding calcium-binding protein, with the protein MRKPLRDRADVLIGGAGNDVLYGYGGADTLQGGSGDDVLAGGAGNDILRGGGGDDYLLGGSGDDTIDGGSGNDWASYEDATASVRVDLNLATPQTTGGGGVDVLNGVENLYGSVHNDVLIGDAGANYLHGAQGDDTLIGGAGDDHFEGGAGVDFIDGGQGYDTISYDDGVAAGAFVDLRIPVQYPYDPARHGSDKLISVEGIWGSNYDDAFIGNAAENGLFGNGGNDTLTAIGGGDLLDGGAGDDLLTASAQGGDVLRGGDGDDVLVGGEGQDTLVGGQGQDTLSGGAQKDYFVFDVGDSVATDAQGGGVDIITGFGLDDQLVFNNALRAAGEGAWSFQTSTADSYADALAFAMARLVPGDPTNVYAAVKVGADVFVFAGTVDGAGGHLDDVVQLSGVGLDAIAYHNFLF; encoded by the coding sequence TTGCGAAAGCCCCTTAGAGATCGCGCCGATGTCTTGATCGGCGGCGCGGGAAACGATGTGCTCTATGGCTATGGCGGGGCCGATACGCTCCAGGGCGGTTCAGGCGATGACGTCCTGGCGGGCGGCGCCGGCAACGATATCTTGCGCGGCGGCGGAGGGGACGACTACCTGCTGGGCGGGTCCGGCGACGACACGATCGATGGCGGGAGCGGGAACGACTGGGCCTCCTACGAGGATGCGACCGCCAGCGTCAGGGTGGACCTGAACCTGGCGACGCCCCAGACCACCGGCGGCGGTGGCGTGGATGTGCTCAACGGCGTCGAAAACCTCTATGGCTCCGTGCACAACGACGTTCTGATCGGGGATGCGGGCGCCAACTATCTGCATGGGGCGCAAGGCGACGACACGCTGATCGGCGGCGCCGGCGACGACCATTTCGAGGGCGGCGCCGGTGTCGATTTCATCGACGGCGGCCAGGGGTACGACACCATCAGCTATGACGACGGCGTCGCGGCGGGCGCTTTCGTCGACCTGCGCATCCCGGTGCAATACCCCTACGATCCGGCGCGACACGGCTCGGACAAGCTGATCTCCGTGGAGGGTATCTGGGGCTCCAATTACGACGACGCCTTCATCGGCAACGCGGCGGAGAACGGACTTTTCGGCAACGGCGGAAACGACACGCTCACCGCCATAGGCGGCGGAGACCTGTTGGATGGCGGCGCCGGTGACGATCTCCTGACGGCGAGCGCCCAAGGCGGAGACGTGCTCCGTGGCGGCGATGGCGACGACGTCCTGGTCGGCGGCGAAGGCCAGGACACCCTGGTCGGCGGGCAGGGGCAGGACACGCTGAGCGGCGGTGCGCAAAAGGACTATTTCGTCTTCGACGTCGGCGACTCTGTGGCGACCGACGCCCAGGGCGGAGGCGTGGACATCATCACCGGGTTCGGGCTCGACGATCAGTTGGTCTTCAACAACGCCCTGAGGGCGGCGGGAGAAGGGGCCTGGTCTTTCCAGACCTCGACGGCGGACAGCTACGCGGACGCTCTTGCCTTCGCGATGGCGCGTCTCGTCCCTGGCGACCCGACCAATGTCTACGCCGCCGTAAAGGTGGGCGCGGACGTTTTCGTGTTCGCCGGAACGGTGGACGGAGCCGGCGGGCATCTCGATGACGTCGTCCAGCTGTCCGGCGTCGGGCTCGACGCGATCGCCTACCACAACTTCCTCTTCTAG
- a CDS encoding type II toxin-antitoxin system HipA family toxin, with product MTHLAILMNGVEAGKLDYERGRLTLTYAEVWRTRRGAVPVSLSMPLTAEAHSGAVVEAFLWGLLPDNELIIRDWASKFQVSARQPFGLIGAVGEDCAGAVQFVQPERLDSVISGDRDGIEWISDEEVGARLADLRGNKGAWRRSGDQGQFSLAGAQPKIALIQQGGRWGVPSGRVPTTHILKPPSADIEAQAENEHFCLSVLRRFDLPVATSRVHRFGEEIAIVVERYDRFEGRDGAVRRIHQEDFCQALGVMPDKKYQNQGGPGLKDLISLLREVSANPQEDIDALVMASIFNWIVGGSDAHAKNFSVLLGAAGTHRLAPIYDVASILPYSPQVQFQDIKLAMKLGGEYRLQGISLKHWSRFAEENRLDFEMVRDRIADVAAKLPDQALAVRDQIAADGAPHPINDKLVTCFTDRAAWVQRELAKAP from the coding sequence ATGACCCATCTTGCGATCCTGATGAACGGTGTCGAAGCGGGAAAGCTCGACTACGAGCGCGGGCGGCTGACGCTGACCTATGCTGAAGTGTGGCGAACCCGGCGCGGCGCCGTGCCGGTCTCGTTGTCGATGCCTTTGACTGCGGAGGCTCACTCCGGCGCCGTGGTGGAGGCCTTTCTGTGGGGTTTGCTGCCCGACAACGAACTGATCATTCGTGACTGGGCGAGCAAGTTTCAGGTCAGCGCGCGACAGCCGTTCGGTTTGATTGGCGCCGTGGGGGAGGATTGCGCGGGCGCGGTGCAGTTCGTTCAGCCCGAGCGACTGGATTCGGTGATCAGCGGTGACCGCGACGGCATCGAATGGATCAGCGACGAGGAGGTAGGCGCGCGTCTCGCAGACCTACGAGGGAATAAGGGGGCGTGGCGAAGGTCGGGCGACCAAGGGCAGTTCAGCCTCGCGGGCGCCCAGCCAAAGATCGCCTTGATCCAGCAAGGTGGTCGATGGGGCGTCCCCTCCGGCAGAGTTCCAACTACCCACATCCTCAAGCCACCTTCGGCCGACATCGAAGCGCAGGCGGAGAACGAGCACTTCTGCCTTTCCGTGCTGAGGCGTTTCGATCTGCCCGTCGCCACTTCCCGTGTGCATAGGTTCGGTGAGGAAATCGCAATCGTCGTTGAACGCTATGACCGGTTTGAGGGCCGCGACGGCGCCGTTCGCCGCATCCACCAAGAAGACTTCTGCCAAGCCCTCGGCGTCATGCCAGACAAGAAATACCAGAACCAAGGTGGGCCGGGGCTGAAGGATTTGATCAGCCTGCTACGGGAAGTTTCCGCCAATCCGCAGGAGGACATCGACGCCCTCGTCATGGCCTCGATCTTCAATTGGATCGTCGGTGGTTCGGACGCCCATGCCAAAAATTTCTCCGTGCTGCTTGGCGCGGCCGGAACCCATCGTCTCGCGCCGATCTACGATGTGGCGAGCATTCTGCCCTACAGCCCGCAAGTGCAGTTTCAGGACATCAAGCTGGCAATGAAGCTTGGAGGCGAATACCGCCTACAGGGCATTAGTCTGAAACATTGGAGCCGCTTCGCGGAGGAGAACAGGCTCGACTTTGAGATGGTGCGCGACCGCATCGCGGACGTGGCCGCCAAGCTTCCAGATCAGGCGTTAGCCGTGCGCGACCAGATCGCTGCCGATGGCGCCCCGCATCCTATCAACGACAAACTCGTAACCTGCTTCACTGACCGCGCCGCGTGGGTGCAGAGAGAACTTGCGAAAGCCCCTTAG
- a CDS encoding helix-turn-helix domain-containing protein — translation MLITTPRDIGAAIKERRKQLGLGQAELATRAGVSRQWLIQLEGGKPGVAMGLVLRLLNVLGMRLMLDGHDQGASFSDDDPLDVPDPSAILSRHRAEGPQ, via the coding sequence GTGCTCATCACCACGCCTCGCGACATCGGCGCCGCGATCAAAGAGCGACGCAAGCAGCTTGGCTTGGGGCAGGCGGAACTGGCCACCCGCGCGGGGGTAAGCCGCCAGTGGTTGATTCAATTGGAAGGCGGCAAGCCCGGTGTGGCCATGGGTCTTGTGCTGAGGTTGCTGAACGTCCTCGGGATGCGGCTCATGCTCGACGGCCACGACCAAGGCGCGAGCTTCAGTGATGATGACCCGCTCGATGTGCCTGATCCCAGTGCGATCCTAAGCCGTCACCGTGCAGAGGGGCCGCAATGA